AAGTTCGCAAAAGTAACCGCAAAAAGAAGGAAGCATTTTTAAACGTAGTAAGACTAGATGGTAAACAGGATTACATTACTGCATTGATTGGAACGTCTGTCGCCTTAAGCTATGCCGATGATGGTCAATTAGACAGACATGAAAAGAGAATGATTAAAGAGCTAATTAAACGATATAAATATGATCTTAGTATAAAGACAAAGCGAAATATTCGATATGTCAAAAGGCGAAAGATGAACTTAGTTAAACTCTTAAAACTATATAAGCGATTAAATATAGATGACCACAAGATATTAAAGATTATTTCAGACTTACACTCTTTATTGGTATATGGTGAAAAAGATGTTTCAAAACAAAAAGAGTTTTTAAATCAGTTACGTAAACATTTTGAAGAGAGGGTAGCTGCTTAGATAGAGTAGGATGGGATTTAAATGGATATAGATTACAGTTTAATTAGATTTATAGTAGAAGCAATCGATTTTTTCTTAGATATAAAAGACACTACAGATGTTAACCCTGATAAAGAAATGAATTTAACTAATATATTAAATACGGCTGATTATGATACTAAGATTACATCATTAGTAATAACCGCGATTACACTGAGTTACGCAGATGATGGTAAATTAGATAAACAAGAGAAGAGAATAATTAAACGACTTATAAAAGACCATAGACAAAGTTTAAGCAAGGAAGCCATAAAAAATATTAAATATATTAAGAGACATCAAATGAATAAGGAACGGTTATTTAGGTTATATAGTCGTTTAAATGTAAATAAACAAACTGCATTAACAATTATAGATGAACTCGATTCTTTACTTGATTATAGTCAGTCAAATATAATCAAGAAACGAACGTTCTTAAAAGAATTAAAAACAGATGTGATTATTAGAATGACAGAGTATAATGAGCATAGTAGATAGGAACTAACCATTGTAATGAATGTTATAAATACGTTATTTTATAAATTAACTTAGAAGAACATTACGAAATAATAGGAGGGGCAATATGACTAAAACTTTAGAATCAACTATTAACTATTATCGTAATTATGAAGAAGAAACTCGATTATTTAGAGATCATGCTCACAAGGTCGAATTTTTAACAACAACTCATTATATTGATAAATTGATAAAAACCAATGATAAAATAATAGAAGTTGGAGCAGGAACAGGTGCTTATTCATTTTACTATGCGGATAAAGGAATGGATGTAACAGCAGTGGAACTTGTTGATCGTAACGTAGAAATAATGAAACAAAATCAAAGTCAGCATAACCCTATTGAGGTTATTCAGGGAGATGCTAGAAACTTATCTATGATTAAAGAATCTCAATTTGATACCGTATTATGTTTAGGACCACTTTATCACCTAAGTCATCCATCTGACCAGAAAGCTTGTATTAAGGAAATGGTTCGAATCTTAAAACCAGGTGGAATTTTACTTGTTGCGTATATAAGCAATTACATGGCTTTTGTAAATCATGTAGCAAGCGATCCAACATATCTAACACAAAAGAAACTAGTAGAATTTTTAGAATCCGGTAAAAACGAGGAGAATTGTTTTAACTTCTTATCTCCTGAGCAGGCAGAGAATTTATTAAGTAATGAAAAAATTACGATTAAAAACCACATTGCTACTGATGGTCTTAGCTATTTATTAAGAGATAAAGTAAATTGTTTCACTGATGAGCAATTTACGGTATGGTTTGACTATCATTTGAAAACATGTGAAGAACCCTCGCTACTAGGCTATAGTTGCCATGGTCTATTAATTGTAGAAAAAGTGGTAGAACACAAGGAATAAAGAATTCTAATAGTTGTCAAGTATCAACTTATAACATTCCTGAAAACTTTTAATAATTGCTTTAAACTAAAAATATATAAAATGGACATGCTTTGATATTGCGTAGGTTCATTATTATAATTTATTTAATTTAGGCTAGTCGACGGTATTCGACTTGCTTTTTTTTTTTTTTGTAAAATGGAAATAAGTAGTAATGTTATCAGAAATTACTTATTACCACAATTCTAAAAATTAAGGGAGAGAGGATGATTGTGTGAAACGGCTACTCAAGAAAAAAATTACAATTCGAAACATTTGGTTAATAAAGAAATTAACTGTAAAACCTTTAGTTCTTGTATTAGTAGCATCGATGTTATGGACATCGGGTCCTTTTACAAACTTTTTTGATGCGAAAGCTGAAGATGAAGTAACATCTCAAGAACAAGCTAAGCTAAATAAGGACAATAATAATAGTGAAAATAGAACAACACATGATATGTCAAACGTACCACTTCAAAAAGAGGAGGTAGGCAAACGCGAGAAATATAAAAAGACATTTAGAAAGATCGATGGTACATATGAGGTTGCTGTGTACAAAGATGCAATTCACTATTACGAGGATAACATGTGGAAAGAAATAGATAATCGCTTGTCGCTTAATGAACATACACAAGAATATGAAAACAGTAAGAATAGCTATAAAATTAAGCTACCTAAAAAGCTGAATGAAAATAAAAAAATAAAACTTAAAACTGGCGATTACCATTTAGATTGGGCTTTTGAAGGGATCAATAGGACTGAAATCCATGTTACTGAACAACAGGCACTTGAGTCAAATAATTTACGAGTTGTTAACCATATTAATCAGAGAGTGCTTTATAAGGACATTTATAATCAAGTAGATTTAGAATATATAATTAAGGGAGACAAGATAAAGGAAAACATTATCTTAAATGAATACCAGGAAAATATTTCATTTACACTTGAGCTATCTACAAAGAATCTAGAGTTAATTCAAGAGAATGACGATACTTACTTTGTGGATAAAAACGGAAATGTGATTTTTGATTTAGGCTCTTATTATATGGTGGATTCTAACCAGGTATATTCAAGTGATCTAGATATTGAAGTAAGTAAGAAAAACAAAAAGTATCAATTAGTCATTACCCCTAGTCAAGATTGGCTTACAGCACCTAATCGAAAGTACCCGGTTATTATTGATCCCACAATCGATATAAGTAATAGTCTTGTTTACGATAACGAAGAAATACTACAAAATCATCTTATAAGAGATAAAGTAATCATGGATTATGGAGACGGATATTACGATGATGCAATATTA
This Haloplasma contractile SSD-17B DNA region includes the following protein-coding sequences:
- a CDS encoding class I SAM-dependent methyltransferase, which translates into the protein MTKTLESTINYYRNYEEETRLFRDHAHKVEFLTTTHYIDKLIKTNDKIIEVGAGTGAYSFYYADKGMDVTAVELVDRNVEIMKQNQSQHNPIEVIQGDARNLSMIKESQFDTVLCLGPLYHLSHPSDQKACIKEMVRILKPGGILLVAYISNYMAFVNHVASDPTYLTQKKLVEFLESGKNEENCFNFLSPEQAENLLSNEKITIKNHIATDGLSYLLRDKVNCFTDEQFTVWFDYHLKTCEEPSLLGYSCHGLLIVEKVVEHKE